The DNA window TTACTATCATCTCATTCTGTTGGATTTCACGATTTGCTCAATTTTTAGTTGGAATTACTGATTACATTTCTCCGATTCTTAAAATTTTAGTTACTCGGAATGCTTGATGTGGAGCTTTAATGAGTTAAACCGCTATAATTAGGTTTCATTCGTTTACTGAAGAGTTTTTGTGTTACTCATTATAGGGAGAATGAGCTCGAACTTCTGCAGAGGTATCGCCGGGATAGGCGGGTACTCTTAGATTTCATACTCTCTGGTAGCTTGATGAAGAAGGTAGTAATGCCCCCGGGAGCAGTGTCATTGGACAATGTGGATCTGGATCAAGTCAGCGTCGATTTTGTCCTTAATTGTGCTAAGAAAGGTGATGATTCTTGATAGGGACTTTCTCCTCTTTTGGATTAACTTGTTTCTCACTTTCCTTGTTGTGATCTGATGATTGTAGGTCATATGCTTGAACTCTCGGAGGCCATTCGTGATTACCATGATGGCACCCTATTCCCTAGCATGGTAAGACCAAAACCATTCTgataaatttgattaaaaaatgtgCTAGAAACTATTAAATGCGTTAATGTTTGTTGTTACTTCAAAAAAGAATAATGCAGGTTCCACCGATGAATTCTTTCTAGTCACAAGTGCTGAATCTTCCGGTTCACCTCCCAGAAGGCCACCTCCGCTAGTACCAGATGTGGTAGCAACTCCAATTGTGTCAAGTCTTTCCATGTCAGAGCCTGTTGAAAGTGATCTGATTGAGGAATCgcaaagcttgtcaaaatcACAGTCTCTGAACTCTTCACAACCTAAAGAACTAACAGTGGATGATATTGACgattttgatgatgatatgctGGAGGAGATGGATAGCCGTAGATATTCCAGGAGAGTACTGAATGATGCTTCTGATGTCGTTCTTGGATTGCCTTCATTTTCTACTGGTAGGTGTGGTTGGTGATAGTTTATCATGTACCTTTGTGTTTGTCTTATTTGCATGATGAGTTAATGGTTCTCTTACTTTGGTAGCTCTCCCAAGCAGGTTAATTTCTTCAGAGCTTGCGAGCAAATAGAATTAAAGCATTCCATTATGTCCATACTCCTGTTTTTATCACTTTGAATAGGATCAATTCGTGTGATTTTTTCTAttgaaatttatttcatttaacaAGAAAGGTTGGCTCAGAACCTACCCTACTATATAACTCTTAGAAATACCTGCCTGGAgctaaattttattataattaggAAGTAatgattttgatatttttcttcatattGCAGGTATTTCAGATGAAGATCTCCGTGAAACTGCATATGAGATCCTCCTTTCTGCTGCTGGAGCTTCAGGGTACCTTTCTTTGGACTGACCCCTCCCCCCCCACACAACAAAGAAGAaagataaaatagaataaaactTAAGAGTTTTTTTGCATCTCATTATATTGGCAGGGGGctaattgttccatcaaaagaaaaaaagaaagataaaaaatcTAGCTTGATGAAGAAGCTGGGGCGAAGTAAGAGTCAACAAGCAGGAACACAATCTCATAATTCTAATGGTTTAGTTGGCCTCTTGGAGACGATGCGTGTCCAGATGGAGGTTTGTTATGAGTCTCGTGTCTTTCACTCTATGAGCCTTGTTGTCTACTACTCCCAGAGAGAATTAAATGTTGAAGCTTTATTTATATCATTAAGCTTTATTCTAAAACCATTAATTAGATACTATCATTCTCCCCGAAGCTTGTTCCTATGCTTCTGCTTATTTTTTTATCCACCAAATTTTGGATGGGCCTGAACAGATTTCAGAGGAAATGGACATCAGAACAAGACGAGCACTACTCAGTGCCATGGTTGGCAAAGTTGGGAAACGGATGGATACTTTATTGGTCCCACTGGAATTGTTATGTTGCATATCAAGAACAGAATTTTCAGATAAGAAGTCTTATATAAAATGGCAGAAAAGACAAGTGAGCTCTTCATTTCTCCTTTCTTTTGTAAAACCCCAACCACCCCCAAATTGTTTGGTTTCCTAttgcttttattttcttttcttttctccaTTTTGGAGTTTCAGTTATTCTCCTCTTTTGAAGATGAAAAGCTTCTATTTGTTACAGAAACTGTTTTGAGACCAGTtgattattttcattttggttgACATAGTAATGAGAAAATATGCTTATACTTAATCACTATTTATTTGTCAGCAAAGTTTGTATTAAGTTACCTCCGTtcttaataataatttaatttgctGTCAGTCCAGTTAAATATGTTGGAGGAAGGACTTGTAAATCACCCTGTTGTGGGATTTGGAGAATCTGGTAGAAAAGCAAGTGATTTGAGGATTCTTCTGGCGAAGATTGAAGAGTCTGAGGTGTGTTAAGATGTCACGAACTTCTCATGATATTAacaatattctattttatatgaCTCCCCTTCACCATTAGCATCACTCAGGATTTATTTCGTTCTCAGTGCTTTATTCCGGCACTTCACCCTCATGCATGCCACTCCCTTGCATTATATTCTCAACTGGATGTCTTATACTCAGAATTTTTGACCTTTtggtttcatttttagtttaatatATCCAATGCAATTTACGATGTCTAGAGATATTGGTTTTAGTTTGATGTACAATTTGTTGCTTTAATAGGACTTATAGGTTTGAACTTATCGATTGTGTTTTTAATATCCATGAGTTTGTGCCTAGTATCAACTATCAAGAAATCAATATTTTTATGGCCAGAACACAGAGAGAAACGTTTACGTGTCGGCCCCACTTAGGATggcatattataaatttataatgatGATGATATAGTATTGACAAAGGTGTTCGCAGAAAGCTAAGATGAACAAAGCAAAGAGTTTGTGTATAGCATAGTGGAAAATTGAAAAGAAGTGTTTGAAAATGTAACAAAGAAGCTTCTGAAATTTTGCTGTCTGTTTTATGTCTGAAGTTTCTAGTAGTGTTTTGTCCTTATAGTGTCCATTGTGATTTGACCAAACAATATACATTTATATGGTCTTCCCATTTTTTCTCCCCCCAACACCTCCCCTTTCCAAAGAATAAAACCATAAATAATGATAGGAGTactaaataaaaaagagaaaagaaaaactcCACATTTTTCTTCAGTTCCTGATAACTCTATTTTTAAGatttcaacaatttttttaacCTATAGGTTCTTTTGCTCCTATTACTAACATATTTGTTTTGTTCATCAGTCTCTTCCATCAGCTACAGGTGATCTTCAGAGGACAGAGTGTTTGAGATCTCTGAGGGAGATCACTATTCCACTTGCAGAGAGACCTGCAAGAGGTGATTTAACTGGTGAAGTATGCCACTGGGCGGATGGTTATCACTTAAATGTCAGGCTGTATGAGAAACTATTGCTTAGTGTATTTGATGTCTTGGATGAGGGAAAGCTTACAGAGGTCAGTGGGATATTATGTGCATTAAGatattttatgtttttcctCAACAAGTATGTAATGAAAGTTGCAAGGTTTTTAATGTTGTCAAATATGCACCACTATTTACTTCCAGAGTTTTGATAATGAGTTCGGTCACTATGTTTCTGTAAAAATAACTACTGGACTTCTGTTTACTTGGACCAacttaaaattttgtttttgttgaaaAGAGTTATGATTTCTTTCTTCCAGGAAGTAGAAGAAATGTTGGAGCTTTTTAAGTCAACCTGGCGTGTTTTAGGTATCACGGAGACAATCCATTATACATGCTATGCCTGGGTGCTGTTTCGGCAGGTATAAGGCCAAATAGTTTTTTCTTTACTCAATTGGCATGTGTGTTTTTGACTTTGTTCTAATAGAAAAGAAACTTTTTAGTAGATACTAAATGACAATTTGCTCAATAGTAATGCATAGATACTAAATGAGAATATCCTTTCTTGCTGGTGTCTCCCATACACCACTATAAAACTCTTATCTGCAATTTTATGTTTGGCTTTTGAGCGTTCAATGAACATCTTACAACATATTGAATGCAAGTATCCCGTAAGAGAATTCTTTCATATGGAATCATCATAGTGTATATATTGCTGGCAGTTTCGAATCGTGCCGACTCCTTATCATCTTTTACACACTCAAAACTGCTAGTACCTTTTGCTATCTGATAACCACAATGCTCTTCTATGTGCCTTACAGTTTGTCATCACCGGTGAGCAAGATGTACTGCAGCATGCCATCAACCAGTTGAAGAGAATACCTTTAAAGGAGCAGCGTGGCCCACAGGAAAGACTGCATTTGAGAAGCTTGAGTTGCAGAGTCCAGACTGAAAAGGGATTTGAGGACTTGACTTTTTTGCAGTCATTCCTGTTACCTATTAAAAAATGGGCAGATATGCGCTTGGCTGATTACCATCATCATTTTCCGGAGGTCTTTTGTTATCCTTTAAGTTGATTGATTTTAACATGAATTTGTTCTGTTTTTACATCATTTAGGCACTTTTGATTGCCTCCTTTAAATTTATTCTATTTCCTGCAGCTTCAAGAAATAGGTCTAATGAATGTAGCTATTACAAATTAGAAAATTGTTGCTAGATTCTTTCTTAAGGGTTAATTTTGACCTTAGTAAAGTACATCAGTTACGATTCCTTCAGAATTtttcatgaaattttaattttctatagTGAAACTATAGTGAAGGTGAAGTTGAATTTTCTCTATTGGTTTCTCATTTAAAGTGATGGACCACATCAAGTTATTTGCTAGTGCCTTCTTTTGGTAATGCTTATACATTATATTTATACAGTAAATAAAGGTATTGCGTTTTTCATAAGGTTCACATTTTTTACTTGTGGATAATGGATATCCATTTGTTTAATATAGTGACATAGCTCTATTATACTTGCTTTTAAGTTTGATGTTTCATTATTGACTGGTTGGTTGGTAATTGATATGGTTCACCAAGTTGAATCTCATTCATTTAGATGAATTATTGGTACATTACTATATTTAAGTAGCTATATACTCGAACGTCTACTCTTCATAACATTGCGACCTCCCTAGCCCATCTTTCATTTCAATCTAAATGTATAAAAGATTGTGATCTAGAAGTGTAAAGTCTGTGTGAAAAGCTGGCTATTGCTTTTTCAAATTGATCTGTATGCAGGAAAACGCAAAATCTAGGGAATCTTAAACaagatttattttaaatttatttgctATGTAGACCCTCCATTTCTGTTCATGTGTTTGATCTACTAAAAGTCTTGACATAATTAGTTCCTTAAACACTTGTATGTTATTCATGTCTACCTATGGGTTGTATTGCTCAAGTCAAGGTACTTGCTACAATTCAAGTTCCCGTTAATTCTCACACCCCTGATTGTTCAGATAGAACAAAAAGTCAGCTTGTTAGCTGCCCTGTATTTTTTTGCTAGTTATTGTCATTAGTATCATTCATCATTTgttattattgttttatttttttgtgatcTTTGCTTATTGTGAATCATAATTAGAACATGAGAAGATTACAATCTCTGTATCATTGCTTCTCTTTCATTGTAGGGATCAAAGATGATGGAAAATGCATTAGTAGTTGCCATGGTTGCTCGGAGGCTTCTTCTCGAAGAACCTGAGTTGGTAATGTGGTTTTCCTTGTTTATACTTCACTCTTGCTTTGTGATTCACCGAttagatttaaatttttatagatTCTTCAGTAAATTTTTCAGTACAACCCTCACACAAATATCTTACAGGAAATCTGTAGAATATTTTAAAAGCAAATTCTGTTTCTGCAATGCGTTTATATTTATTGGCCATTATTTTGCTTTGGAACGGCAAATTTGACAAACACAGATCCTTTAGTTTATTCCTTGTTATAGTAGAGAAGGAAGACTAGAGAGTACTCATTAAAATGAAACAAATATATATCAAGAAGTCAAGTAtggtaaaatatgaatataacaTTGGAGTAGGAGTcacatgattttattttattgcaaTTGAATTGTTCACTAACTTGTACAATATTGAACTAACGCTTGGATTTTTCAGGCAATGCAAGGTCCACCTGTCACGGATACAGAACAAATTGAGATATATGTGTTATCTTCAATCAAGCAAGCATTTTCCAGAGTGAGCACTTGAATCTAATTCTCTAATAGTTTAACATAGTTGTCCTTTTGTTTTGCTACTATATTAGAGAACTTTTAAGCTGAAGGGTAGCAAGAAAGTTTGAAAAATATTCGATTGGTAAATGGCAGAACATTGGTTGTTGAGATCTTTGAGCATTGCTATAAATACGACTTTTCTGCAATATGTTAAAGCAACAGGAATTCAATTTGAATTATTTGTAGGAGAAAATGATGCCTGAGATCATGAACCGAATGTATTGTCTTTTTACTTGtctgaaaaatattttattgacTTATTCATTCTTCTCTTGGCTTTGGCAAGCAAATGTTATTAtgctttcaaagttaaaactgGTATTATCCATAATCATTCTTCTTAGAATAATGGCTTATTGATAATTAGCATGTGTCATCTTGGTTCTCCTGACTCCTGACTAATGTAATGTGATGTATCTTGTTTATGTGTGACATTCATGCTAATCAATATGTTGATGAAGTAATGTAACTACCTAGATAAACTGATTGGGTTTTTGACATTACGTTATACCCTGccttctttgttggttctttctcATCAACATCACATTATTACGACAAACTAACTGTATATTCCTCAAAGTCTCTTTAGCATTCCCCTTATTGACCATTTTACATTGCGTGGAGCGTATTACTAAGATTAGAATGTTTTAACTTTGGGGCTACACTGTATTGTATTAATCAGAGGTACTGAACCTTGCAATTTGTCAACCCCCACCTCAAGAAATGAAATCAGAAGAGAGAAAGATTAGATAATATTATGTTAGTTTTGGCAATTATCTTATCTAGCAAATATCAGTTGGCTATAAGGGGTAAAGTTATTCATTGAGATTATATATATCTTAATATCCATCTTCGCAGATTATACAGGATGTTGAAACACTGTCTGACACAACAAATGAACATCCTCTAGCATTACTTGCTGAACAGACAAAGAAACTTGTAAAAAATAGCACAGCTGCGTATTTTCCGATATTAACCCTTCGGCATCACAATGTCAGTGCAGTCGCAGTATCTCTTATTCACAAGCTTTATGGCATCAAACTGGTATGCTTGCATCTTAATGTTTCTTCATCATCCCGGCTTATGTGGAAGTCTAATTATTCTAAATTTCTTAGAAACCATTCCTTGAAAGTGCTGAACACCTGACTGAGGATGTTGTTTCTGTGTTCCCGGCTGCTGATAACCTTGAGCAAAACTTAATAGCTATTATCACATCCACCTGTGGTGAGGGAACTGCAGAGGCTTACCTCAAGAAGCTAAATTTGTACAAGGTGagggttttttttaatatctttGTATGGATCTACTCTTGAAGAAGATTAGGAATGGCATTGTTGTGATAGATATTCCTTGTTTgtgataattgcatcacttccCATGTGCTGAAAGTTGCAATATGTAATTACTTTATCCAATGATCAGCTGGTTAAATTCTTGTTATAGTCCAATTCATCGTGCTTACACATACAAATGCATTCCTTCTCAGTAGCTAGATACTTCTCCCCTCCATCATTGACAATCTCTGAAGCCTCTCAGTCTGCTCTATTGAAACAGATCCATGGACACAAATATACCATCCTGATCTAGACTGTTCTTTGTAGATTGGTCATTGGTCCAACTATTAGAATGTTCATCTAGAATGGGCTCTGCTGTTGTGATTCATCTAGAATGTTCAAACTATAGAATACCCTATGTCAGCCCTTCTTCTTTTATTCATTTACCTCTCTCTTTTATCTTACTTTCTCTCCTTGCACTGTTTCTTGTTGCTCTCTATCCATCTCTTTTCTGCTTCTCCTTGCAAGAATCTCCTCTCCCATTCTTCACTCTCTTTCTCTTTACTCCTTTCACATCAAAAGGAATCTTTTATAATAATGAAAAAAGAAGGAAAGATGCTTGTTACTAATCCGTTCCACTGGGAGTAGCTCTATTATCCAAGTGGAAGTGCATGCAGTAACCTTACTACTATACTGCACCTTGTACTACTAAACTTTTTTCCATATATTCATGTTTTTCTGGTGTATATATTATACATATGACAAAAAGTATTAGAGCCTCTCAtctaatatgtttttttattaaattcccCTGTTTTAATTGCATCATTTTTGTACAATAAGTAGTTATGCAATGGAAGGTTTACCCTTATATACATTATTCAGATTGAGACTGTATCTGGAACATTGGTGTTGCGATGGGTCAATGCACAACTTGCAAGAATTTCAGGATGGGTTGAACGAGTCATGCAGCAGGAGGTATCAACTTATACTAAAAATTCATACACTATTGATATCAGGTTCTTAGTAATAGGAGATTTACAGGCTG is part of the Salvia splendens isolate huo1 chromosome 6, SspV2, whole genome shotgun sequence genome and encodes:
- the LOC121807245 gene encoding protein unc-13 homolog, whose product is MDEENELELLQRYRRDRRVLLDFILSGSLMKKVVMPPGAVSLDNVDLDQVSVDFVLNCAKKGHMLELSEAIRDYHDGTLFPSMNNAGSTDEFFLVTSAESSGSPPRRPPPLVPDVVATPIVSSLSMSEPVESDLIEESQSLSKSQSLNSSQPKELTVDDIDDFDDDMLEEMDSRRYSRRVLNDASDVVLGLPSFSTGISDEDLRETAYEILLSAAGASGGLIVPSKEKKKDKKSSLMKKLGRSKSQQAGTQSHNSNGLVGLLETMRVQMEISEEMDIRTRRALLSAMVGKVGKRMDTLLVPLELLCCISRTEFSDKKSYIKWQKRQLNMLEEGLVNHPVVGFGESGRKASDLRILLAKIEESESLPSATGDLQRTECLRSLREITIPLAERPARGDLTGEVCHWADGYHLNVRLYEKLLLSVFDVLDEGKLTEEVEEMLELFKSTWRVLGITETIHYTCYAWVLFRQFVITGEQDVLQHAINQLKRIPLKEQRGPQERLHLRSLSCRVQTEKGFEDLTFLQSFLLPIKKWADMRLADYHHHFPEGSKMMENALVVAMVARRLLLEEPELAMQGPPVTDTEQIEIYVLSSIKQAFSRIIQDVETLSDTTNEHPLALLAEQTKKLVKNSTAAYFPILTLRHHNVSAVAVSLIHKLYGIKLKPFLESAEHLTEDVVSVFPAADNLEQNLIAIITSTCGEGTAEAYLKKLNLYKIETVSGTLVLRWVNAQLARISGWVERVMQQENWSPVSAQQRHGSSIVEIYRIVEETVDQFFALKVPMRPGELKSLFRGIDSAFQVYTKHIVDSLADKEDIIPPVPILTRFGRESGIKAFVKKELTDPRLPDIRKSNDINVLTTPTLCVQLNTLYYAISQLNKLEDSIWERWSKKHHSQTIKRPVNGNSKNSTQKDGFDGSRKDINAAIDHMCEFTGTKTIFWDLREQFIDGLYRPSVAQSRLEILIEPLDLVLSQLCDIIVEPLRDRVVTGLLQASLDGLIRVILDGGPSRMFTPADAKFMDEDLEVLKEFFISGGDGLPRGVVENQVVRARQVIKLIGYETRELIEDLRSASEMEVQGGRGKLGADSKTLIRILCHRSDSEASQFLKKQYKIPKSTA